In the genome of Malania oleifera isolate guangnan ecotype guangnan chromosome 5, ASM2987363v1, whole genome shotgun sequence, the window AAAAGGCTTTCATTTAGCTGGCTGTTCTTAATAGACTTAACACGGACGATCTATTTCAAAGTACGAGGCATTTGAAGGCATTATCTGTTTGTTTCTTGTGTTTCAATAGCTCAGAATCTGCATCGCATTTATTTCTGCATTGCCCTTTCCCTTTGGAGATTTGGAATAAGTTACTTTAAGTTCTCAGGGAGAATTGGGTTTGCCCGGTCTTGGTGGACTCGTTGCATATTTtcttttataggttttgggaagaGTGGCAACAGTTCAATTTTGTGGTATTGTGGAATTTGCAGTCTTGTGCAGAGTTTGGATGGAAAGGAATGCTTATACATTTTTTTCTCGAAAGATACTTGTTCTTTGCATTGGGAATTACTGGGCTTCTCTCTGGTCTTTTGCAGCAAGTGAATCTTCTACAAGATGGGAAGacagttttattttgattgtagtctcttcttttttcctttaggACAATGTTTTTTggcttctttttttctttagaaCAAAGTTCTATTCTCATTCTTTCTTCTTTAATGAAATCACCTCCCTCCTTTCTTTCCTAAAGAGCATGCAAGTAAAATGggcaaaatttggaaacaaataaataaataaatcttccATCTGTTAGGgaaaaaattatcattttagtttgggtttaaaataaaaatattaaaataataaaaagcacacatacacacatgcacACGTTCGCAGTATTTACAAATGCACCCAAAATACATCTGTATTCCTTGTAATCTTCAAAATGCAGTTGTCGCACAAAAATACAACAAATGAATTTACCTTTCAATCCTCGAGAGCACTGAGTTATAGAATCCACAAGGAAGAAGAGGTCCACTCGTCTGTGTAACCTTGATTCAGTTTCCAAATTACGGGCAAGAATTTCCAACACCTAAGTAGAGAATTTCATATAAATCAACAAAAAAGATTTAATCAGCATATAAGAACTCCTGATGCAATttcattgtcattacaagatAAAAGAAACAAATGCATGAGGTTCAGGGTAGCAGCGTTGTCTCCCCTTAATATTATAAAGGAATACTGGAGTTCAGACCCAAAATTATTATTCAAAGTTTCCACAATTTTGACTTTAGGTTGTGTTTGGGAGCACAGATTTCGGGTCTTgggtttggatttggatttgtgtggatctgaacaaaacacaatacaaaatgcaatataattttcattttgtcCAAATTCCTGcgaatccaaatccaaggtctaaATTCCAAGCTCCCCAAACATGGGGTAGGGATTTACGAACTTACAAATTTACATAGTAAACAACAGGAAAAATCAAGTCcatgcttaattttcacatactCCAAAATGTAAATCCAGAAACTTAAGCCAATAAACCTAAGCTCCAACTAAAGGAAAACCATGCCACCATACACTCCTCAGTCTTCCCAGTTGGGAGTACAGGTATACAGCTAGCATAccctgttttgagttttatttGGTGCACATTGGGAACACCACAGCGCAGTGAGGTTGTAGGCTGAGTTATGGATGATGAAGATCGTAATTGGGGTCAAGATAGCACTGCTCATGAAGATGGGGGTAAAATTGATGAGGGGGGGACTATTGGATTCACAAGGGGGAGGGATGGTAAATAAGGGTAGAAAGGGAGGGGGGAACATGTGGCGGTCAGGAAAGATATGTTATGGGAAATTGGGAAGGATGTTACTTCTTCAAACACCAAGCAAGCTAAATGTGCTCACATCCACTGGTTGGGTCACATAGGCTCAATTCAACTTGCCACAATTAAATCTATGGTCCTCTTTCCTGACACAGTGTTCCCCAGGTCTCTACCCACTGTTTCTCTGGTTAGTGTTCCCCAGGTCTCTACCCCTGTTTCTCTGGTTAGTGTTCCCCAGGTCTCTACCCCTGTTTCTTTGGTTTTGCAGGTTGGTAACATACATTTCTCACCCATCTTTTTACCTAACTCGGTATGTATATCATCATTGCCATTAAATTCAGCTATAATGTAGTTTTTCATGCATGCTTTTTGCTACACTTTGGACCTCATTTCACCGTCAAATTCAGTTCAAAAACAAGCTGCTTCCATATCTCTAAGAACCTCTTCAGCTCCCCTTTTAATAGACATTTACAAACATAGGAACCCTTGTCTAGAGAGAAAATATTTACCAATTTTATGAGtgacaaaaaaaaataaagggcaaaagacattgacctccccTAAGGTTCAAAAATTTCAGAGACCTCCCCCTGTGGTTTCAAGAGTTCTaaggacctcccttgaggtttgcaAAAACGACAcaaactcccccccccccccttttatatcttgcaaaaagacaagtttttttaggGGATGTCTGTCTTTTTGGAAAACCTCAGGAGAGGCTTGTGGCATTTTTTAAACCTCGGGAGAGGtctgtggcatttttgaaacctcaagggaggtatccttctttttaccaaacctcaggggaggtgtcatttttccaaaaattaaatataacaatAAATCTTCAAATGAGACTAAAAACATGCAGGTACTAGAAGTAGAGGTTTCTTACACACATAATATAAAAGGGCTATTCctgggccacaaggctccctgctttgCAAGGGTAGGGGTTGGGACGTCACAGAGTTTGCAGCCTTACCCATACCATGTGAAGAAGCTGTTTACTTGGACTCGAACCAATGACCAACttgtcacaaaggagcaaccttactatTGATCCAAGTCCCGCCCCAATTAGAATGCATTCGCTTCAGTGGCTAAAGTTTATGGGACAGAATTCAACTCACTGGACTGGATTGGTCAGATCTGAATACGACTACATCCTACCCCATATTTGGATTGCAACAGGCAAATCATTCAAAAGACCAAAATATCCATTCATGATACCAGATCTGAAATCTTGGCCAGATCTGAAACCATGGCTTAGAGGGGAGCAGATCTGAGATCATGTATACATATTGCTGCCGGACCACCACGCTGCCACCATTTGTCAGGTTGCTGCACAAGGATGCCACCAACTGAGCTGGTGATGGTGGCACTGCAGTGGGTAGGCCTCCATCAGATCTTATTCATCTGAAAACATAAAAAGCAAGAGAAAGTAGCCAAAGAAGACACAGCTGCTGCTGCAGCAGCAGGTGGGGCTGGCTGAAGAAGACAGCTAGGCTAAAGCAAACATGGAGTGCTCAGAGGCCAGCCGCCACTTCTAACATGGAGGGGCGggagggggggggaggggggagacCACCCTTATATTCTAAGAGGGCACAACCTTGCCATTTTATAAAACTCTTGTATAATCTGCAATTGGAATATTAAAGAAAGGTAACATCAAAATTGTTAATATTCAAAAGTAAAAGAATATTATCCCACCTCAGTAGCATTACCGAACTTTGCACAATCAATTGCAATACGTGTTGCTCGACCAATGCTCTCCTTTGTCCTAGTTAATGTTCCAAGCATGCTTTCAAAGAATTTTAGAAGAGTACTTGCATCTGCATTACTGCCCCATTTGCCCACAGATTTCGGTCTATGAGTTGCTGCAGCTTCAAACTTTCTTTCATCATCTGAAGCACGCACAGTTTTCTCCTTGTGTAAATGAACAGGACTACAATAGctatttttttgaagaaaaaaggTGCTACTAGCTGAAGACAAACCACATATCACGCCTTGTGCGGGACAATCCACTCCATTCATCGAAGATGGACTTGATGGGATACAAGAGACCTTCTTCTCACCTGAATGGTTGACAGAAACTTCAGGTGAACAAGATATATGATGTCCCCCTCGCACAGCTGATGTTGTAACCTTCATTGAAGTTGGAGATGGAGAAGCATTTACATCCTTCTGTCTTGATTTATGGTCTAAATTCACAACCTCACGCCTAAGACAACATTGTAACAGCCATAGAGATTTagaatgcaaaaaaaaaattaaaaaaaataaaagtgcaTCAAAAAGAGACTAATGGAAAAGGGACAACAGAGATAATAAATGACACCACTTAAAAAACCAATCATTCTTTCGAATAAACTAGCAGAAGACACAGGCAAAAAAGCTTACGTATCATTAACTTGGATGCTGTCATCTATTTGAGGCTTCAAAAGCATGATACATTCACAACAATTACCCTCAGCACCATACAGAAGCAAATTAGTCCCATTCTGAGGTGAAACTTTACCCGTTTCTTCAGCCCCTGAGTCAGGATGCAGACTCATCTTAGCGCATTCTAAACTGTCAAATTCAACAGGCTTTTCTGGTTTTTCTGCTCTACTGTTGTTTAACTCAGAAGTCCCATTGCCTTCATCATTTGAAGGCAACAATTCATTCAATGAATTTTCATTGGATCTCAGACTGCCTGGTCTTCTATCTAGAGTATCTGGCAAAGGCTGTGGACTTCGGACTTCACCCAGTGTATTAATAGCATGAATACCAAAAGATGAACCATTAGGATCTATACCATCAATACAGTCTGCAGCCTCCATAACCACATCTTTGCAGAACTGATGGTTTGAACCTTCGGAACTTAAAGCAGGCTGATTGCCAAATTCCACTTCTATGGAAAATTTTGCTGTTTCCTCAGATACATGTAGGTTTAAACTGGGTGAAGATCCAGAAATGCCGACCTGAGAATCATCATGAGCAAGAACCTCTGCATCCTCCTGCACTCCTGAGGTATTCCCAGCTTTGCTTTCCATGGCCATGTCAGGGCATCTCCCCACGGAAGAAAAGCGACACTCATTAATCACTGCTTTCACAGTGGAAGGTGCTTCACTATATGCTTGACCATCTTCAGCAGCATTAGCTGACATAGCTTCCAAGGCACGATGAAGGCGTTTAGAAGGCGGCAAAGCAGCTTCACCATCAACTAAACAACCATAAGATTTATTCTTCTTGACATATGACAAAGGAGGCATATCTTCTGTAATTTGATTGCAATTATCAGCAGGCGATGAAGTGCTAACAGCCCTCTCTACCACAATTACATTTTTATCCGCAGGGACATCAGCACTGCAAGCTAAAGATGAACAGACCTGCCCCAACAGATTAGCTGTCGCTTCTATTGTGCATTTCTCTGAGTTATCTTCCGTCTGTATGTAGTCATTGAGCTTCCCCTCCACAGATGATGGTTTACCCATTCGAACCCTCGCTCGCTTTACTAATGGTAGATGCTCATCACCATCTTCCTTAGAACACCTTCCATTTGACCTTTCACATCCACTGGGTGAACTTTCTCCAGTTTTTTGCCCCCCTGCCTCCAGACCTGTTTCTCCATCTAATCTAGCGGAACAAGCAGCCACATCATTAGCTGCACGTTTTCTGTTTGGTCTCCTTTTCTTCTTAGTAACAACTGACCTCATTTGAAGATCAAGCTTTTTGCTCAGCCTAATATCTTCCTCCAAGCATTCAACTACCTTGTCGGGCTGCTCATATTTACAACCTGACTCTATAGTGCTGCCCTCATTTAAACTATGGGTGTCAGATTCAACTGTAACAATTTCAGAACCATTGTCCTCAATGCTACCATTTGCAGGAAAAGATGGTGAATCTACATAATGAGAAACAGAAGCAACTGGAGACTTTCTGGATCCTTTGTTATTTCTCAAGGATCCATCCCGTGTTAAATTGACTGCTATGTCCTCCGAACTTTTACTGCCATCATTCGACAGCATCATGAAGCTCTGAAATCTACAAAATTCACCCCTTGATAAACTTCTAGATTTTCTCACTGATGGTGTCTTTTTGAGTGTGACGCAATTCTTTGGCTGTGTACCCCTAAATCGTTTTCTCGATGAGTAAGTTGGTGATAGTGTTGTTTCTGGACCCAACACATTTTCAGTGGGTTCATCAGACACTCTCTCCCTATCATGCAAAGCATCTAATTGGGCTGCAACTGCAGCATCTTCAACGGGGAGGCTTGGCTCACTTCTATCTTTAGCACAACTAGAAGCTTTTAGTCGTATATTGACTGAAGCCAAGGGAACTTCAGTCTGATCCTTCAATTCAAGATTACCCATTGTGTCCACTGAATCCCCAGCAGCATTTGTTACAGTAACTTCGCCTCCAGAACTGGCGTCGTCAAGTTGGTTCAGTTTCTTTGTCTTCTCATAACTATCAATGATCTCCTGTACTGCACGAACAAAATCAGCTCCCTTACCTTGACACTTAACTAAAAGAGTCTCCTTTTTCTCTTCTGTAAATGCTTCAACATCGGCAGGATTGCAGAAGGCTCTGCATGGAAGAAAAGCCTTCAGCATTAGCATTCAAAATATGTACACAACAAAATGGATAAGGTCAATATATTTCCAAACCAAGAAatgaaatacaaaataaaaacatCCTGTAAGCATATGAACCATCTCAGCATCATCCAAAAGAAGCCAATTATTCAAGAACGTACCAACAAGCACATAAGTTGCCCTCGGTTTCAAAAGTAATGAACTTGCTGAGACATGACAGAAAGACAAAACTCCAAGCTACTTAGCTACATATGCATATTAAAAAACAGCAAGTTAAGCTAGGGTGAACCATTGATGGATTGCATAACTAAATGAATCTGCCACAGAAAAAATTGCAGATCTGTGAAAATTTTCTGCATTAGAAAATTAATGCAACAGTAAAAGCTTTCTTGATGATCAGAGACTGGAAGTTTTCGCCATGATGTGCTATAAAAACACACATGCACACGCGCGCACATGtaaaaagagagggagagggggCATATCCTCAAACCACCAGTAATGCCtgcaaaacaaaatttttaatgACAACTTTGTCCTTCCTCAAAGTCATCACTATTTCTGCTCGGTGAAATGTCTAGTTTAGGAATGAAAGAAAACCAAAAACGTTAGATTAGGGcttgtttggtatcatttctgatttcagttttctatttttgtttctgtAGAGTGACTAAACAGATTATGAAAACGCATTTGTTTATGTTGccaattttctgtttctgttgaCAGTTTTTAATTGTTTGCCAAAAAAAcagaaaatcagattttataACTTTCAGCATAGTGATTAGAATTTTACAATTCACGATTCAATTCATATGATTTGtatcaattccacaccaaatcgATTCAAGGCAAGGCATGGCTAAAACACCTTAAGGATTAATTtaaataccaaatcccaaaaaggctaacgcattacaTACTGAGCATTACGCATTTAGACAAAAGGCACGCCTTTTGTACCTTTTTacttgaggcttatgcattttgggtgtgtggtTCTCAAGTAAGATTTTTCTAGAAAATATTAACTCCATGTTCATATAAAAGGAATGTTGACTATGCAACACTATGATGTAGTGTTACTCCAAAATCCTATATACTAATGCTCTAATCATTTTTAGTAAATGTTAATCAATTCAAATATAACACATACTACAAGTGTTGGATGTCATCTTGGTCGCTTTAGTTGCTTTTGGTGAGAAGAGAATGCATTTTCTACGTTTCACTACTTTATTGATTATAAGTGAAATTCaaactaagaaatcataaatctaaaaaaatataaaatatagagtgccatttttgtactccatctttaatggaatttttgttatccaaaaaagaaaatataggatGTTCATATGTTaagtaaaaacaaaaaatcaaaccaGAGGAAGTATTTTAGTCTCCAAACTAGGTTTAAGAAAAgcaaaaaatacataaataaatgcCAAGGAAAATAAAGCAAAAAACAAGCATATCTAATTTAATGAGAAAAAGTTGGTTTATTTGAATGgtagtcattaaaaaaaatgcatactaAATTCTaaggaaaataaatcaaaacatgaatttttttaattaaaaatcactGACTAAAGCTTCaataaagggaaaagagaagggaaagcAAAAAAAAGGATTCAAAAAACCTAATTTTGTCATTCACAGCTAGTGTGGCACTGTAACAGTCTGTAAGGGCCATTACGATACCATAACGAACCATAACGGTCATAACAATTGTGGACCGAAGTACCTCTGAGATATTGCCCAATGGTTTTGGAAGCCATCGATAATAATGTTACGTAACATCCATCATGGCCGTTACACACCGATCTTTAAAACCATGGGACACATATCTCCAATGATAAGGTTGTCATGCTCATATCCCACAACACAATCATCAGAAAGCACCAAGGGTTGCTCCCATCACAACACAATCCTCATGTAAGCATACAAAATAAGTTGGAGCTACCTATTAATGGTTATTTGGTCATTTATGTGTTAAGAGGTTATGTTAGTAactgtgagttagtaagggtattttgGTCATTggcattgtacttgacatatattataggGAGAGATCTATTATTAATGTTGAGTCTTCCATTTGTTACCAAGTTATTCAACATGGTGTTGGAGCATGATTTTGAGACCTAAAACTCTAACCCGCTGCATATCCACCATCATAGAACAATTTCTAGCAACATTATAGCCCTAGATAACAACCAGCAGCTGCTGGAATTCAGACCAGTTGCTGGAAATTTCCTGGACAACGCTGCCTGTTCAGGGACACAAAATCTAACatagattttgcaaaaaaaaaaaaaacatcatagTCGCCCCCAGACACTGCCAATCTGCTCTCCACTGAAATCTCATCTCCAGCCAGTGCCCAACGCACTGGTCTAAGGCTTCCAAGTCTGACCCCACTCGCCGGCACATGAAGCCAATTTCACACATGTTTTTTGGCCTGAATTCATTTAATTTCTCATGTGAAGCACCCCAgtaatggttgtttgatgcttcccAAAGCTGTTTGTCAATGGTTTTTGAGTTTATAGGCCCTGACACTGTGGcatttgctgtgttttttttatttgtacaTCGTTTGCTTGGGGTTTGCATTGGTTTCTGGCCTATTTGTTCTGCCTTTTTCCCCTCCGAAATGTTCCGGCTCCTTCCATAGACCATAacatcaagctgttgggcatgtgttttgctcaaagatccaatcttttTCAACCATGCCTTCATGGTAATCCATTAGTTGTTGACCGGTGTTAGTGAAGGCCATTGATGAGTCTCTgggagcagtggcagtgttcatAAGCTCTTTTTGTGAGACTGGCAGTGtcatagttgtcaaatcgagaTTCAAATGGTGAATCACAAatccaattttgggaatcaagaaACGAGAATCAAGaaccaaattaaatcatacaattCAATACAAATTTCTAAAATCAATTCTAAATTACACGCACATATTGATACATGAACAAGAAGCAAAATAGTacaatacatttaaattttgataataaGATCATATTccatgtgtatgctttccctaaacaaaaTGAAGAGTAAGCGAATGAGTCAAGAAATATTAGTAAAAAAATGAACTTTAAGCTGTTTAAGGGAAGGAGTCAAGGAAAAATAATAGAGAGCTGAACTTTTTCTGTTTATCAACAGTTAAAATAAATAATGTTTCTCacacattatttttcaaattggaaataaaaaaatttattaactttaaaaaatgatgataattgaacaaactacttACAAAACCTACTATTGAATCTTAACAACCCAGTCAAACATGATTGCTACCTTGGCCAATGAGTGTTCTGCCCCATCTTCCCAGTTGCAGAACACTATGCCccaagagtgaagaatggttttgaGAAGGCAACAGAAGTCCTAGAgttcaattttattttcatttttagcatAAAACTGACATAGACAAGGGATGAAGGTAATCGTGTAAAAAAGGAGCAACCAAAAAAAGGTTTTAAACCAACTGGATCTATTAAGGCGCAATAAGCTAGAATCATGTGTGTCAATAGATTTATATCAATTTGTTAAGAGTTATGAGGTCAATGACTTGTCTGTGGTAGTTTTGGTGGTTCACCTTGTTCATGGTTTTCTCGGTGtataattttttccctttttttcgtTTGAGGCTGTGGGAGCTTTATGCTGGTTTAGATGTGACTCATACATGGTCGatcaccttgttcgtggttgcTCCAACTGTTCCAATGCTGTGTTTTGGTTTCTTGGAGCTGTGGCAGCATTGTGCTGATTTATTTGTGGCTCATTtttggtgggtcaccttgttcgtggttgcTCCAATTGTTCCGGTGCTAtgtgttggtttcttggggctgTGTCTAAGTTCCTTAGTTCCATGGCAGCTTTGTGCTGATTCATTTGTGACTagttcatggtgggtcaccttaTTCATGGTTGTTCCGATTGTTCCAGAAATTAATCTTGTTGTCATTGGTCTAAGTTTGTGTTGAGATGGAATTTGCAAATTTGCAAATCAAAAAAGTGTGGT includes:
- the LOC131156741 gene encoding protein HUA2-LIKE 3-like isoform X14, whose product is MAPSRRKGSSKASAAAAAAARRQWKVGDLVLAKVKGFPAWPATVSEPQKWGYSTDWKKVLVYFFGTKQIAFCNPADVEAFTEEKKETLLVKCQGKGADFVRAVQEIIDSYEKTKKLNQLDDASSGGEVTVTNAAGDSVDTMGNLELKDQTEVPLASVNIRLKASSCAKDRSEPSLPVEDAAVAAQLDALHDRERVSDEPTENVLGPETTLSPTYSSRKRFRGTQPKNCVTLKKTPSVRKSRSLSRGEFCRFQSFMMLSNDGSKSSEDIAVNLTRDGSLRNNKGSRKSPVASVSHYVDSPSFPANGSIEDNGSEIVTVESDTHSLNEGSTIESGCKYEQPDKVVECLEEDIRLSKKLDLQMRSVVTKKKRRPNRKRAANDVAACSARLDGETGLEAGGQKTGESSPSGCERSNGRCSKEDGDEHLPLVKRARVRMGKPSSVEGKLNDYIQTEDNSEKCTIEATANLLGQVCSSLACSADVPADKNVIVVERAVSTSSPADNCNQITEDMPPLSYVKKNKSYGCLVDGEAALPPSKRLHRALEAMSANAAEDGQAYSEAPSTVKAVINECRFSSVGRCPDMAMESKAGNTSGVQEDAEVLAHDDSQVGISGSSPSLNLHVSEETAKFSIEVEFGNQPALSSEGSNHQFCKDVVMEAADCIDGIDPNGSSFGIHAINTLGEVRSPQPLPDTLDRRPGSLRSNENSLNELLPSNDEGNGTSELNNSRAEKPEKPVEFDSLECAKMSLHPDSGAEETGKVSPQNGTNLLLYGAEGNCCECIMLLKPQIDDSIQVNDTREVVNLDHKSRQKDVNASPSPTSMKVTTSAVRGGHHISCSPEVSVNHSDDERKFEAAATHRPKSVGKWGSNADASTLLKFFESMLGTLTRTKESIGRATRIAIDCAKFGNATEVLEILARNLETESRLHRRVDLFFLVDSITQCSRGLKGDGGIYPSIIQAVLPRLLSAAAPPGNTAQENRRQCLKVLRLWLERRILPDSLIRHHIRELDSLNVSSSIGSFSRRSSRTERALNDPLREMEGMLVDEYGSNSSFQLPGFCMPRMLKDEDEGSDSDGGNFEAVTPEHNSKTPEEQEAIPTSAIEKHRHILEDVDGELEMEDVAPSNEVEMNATNKVAEVYIVQASHHRSEQLFPLSFAPPLPCDMPPSSPPLPTSPPPAAPPPPPPLPPPAISHPFTNGVDSKLYMDTNSMPDSLQQSISKQSIKPKINPTISDAVHYHAPEHRDFQMQMQMSEPSISSSFSSFPISPSPMHSVNNVQPTDSAALRNKAYQLRPPHPAPSNQFSYVQADQRMPPRREAQPPLYSNRYHFAQNMDGGNFYSDQDGMKSGSHEPSERWRFSAPSFHVNLDRVSYATGQYGGPLHEPARISDQGWAFPHHGMNHRSFVPVGPPSENGFPVAVRAARAYKDVRHEYYLKA
- the LOC131156741 gene encoding protein HUA2-LIKE 3-like isoform X10, giving the protein MAPSRRKGSSKASAAAAAAARRQWKVGDLVLAKVKGFPAWPATVSEPQKWGYSTDWKKVLVYFFGTKQIAFCNPADVEAFTEEKKETLLVKCQGKGADFVRAVQEIIDSYEKTKKLNQLDDASSGGEVTVTNAAGDSVDTMGNLELKDQTEVPLASVNIRLKASSCAKDRSEPSLPVEDAAVAAQLDALHDRERVSDEPTENVLGPETTLSPTYSSRKRFRGTQPKNCVTLKKTPSVRKSRSLSRGEFCRFQSFMMLSNDGSKSSEDIAVNLTRDGSLRNNKGSRKSPVASVSHYVDSPSFPANGSIEDNGSEIVTVESDTHSLNEGSTIESGCKYEQPDKVVECLEEDIRLSKKLDLQMRSVVTKKKRRPNRKRAANDVAACSARLDGETGLEAGGQKTGESSPSGCERSNGRCSKEDGDEHLPLVKRARVRMGKPSSVEGKLNDYIQTEDNSEKCTIEATANLLGQVCSSLACSADVPADKNVIVVERAVSTSSPADNCNQITEDMPPLSYVKKNKSYGCLVDGEAALPPSKRLHRALEAMSANAAEDGQAYSEAPSTVKAVINECRFSSVGRCPDMAMESKAGNTSGVQEDAEVLAHDDSQVGISGSSPSLNLHVSEETAKFSIEVEFGNQPALSSEGSNHQFCKDVVMEAADCIDGIDPNGSSFGIHAINTLGEVRSPQPLPDTLDRRPGSLRSNENSLNELLPSNDEGNGTSELNNSRAEKPEKPVEFDSLECAKMSLHPDSGAEETGKVSPQNGTNLLLYGAEGNCCECIMLLKPQIDDSIQVNDTREVVNLDHKSRQKDVNASPSPTSMKVTTSAVRGGHHISCSPEVSVNHSGEKKVSCIPSSPSSMNGVDCPAQGVICDDERKFEAAATHRPKSVGKWGSNADASTLLKFFESMLGTLTRTKESIGRATRIAIDCAKFGNATEVLEILARNLETESRLHRRVDLFFLVDSITQCSRGLKGDGGIYPSIIQAVLPRLLSAAAPPGNTAQENRRQCLKVLRLWLERRILPDSLIRHHIRELDSLNVSSSIGSFSRRSSRTERALNDPLREMEGMLVDEYGSNSSFQLPGFCMPRMLKDEDEGSDSDGGNFEAVTPEHNSKTPEEQEAIPTSAIEKHRHILEDVDGELEMEDVAPSNEVEMNATNKVAEVYIVQASHHRSEQLFPLSFAPPLPCDMPPSSPPLPTSPPPAAPPPPPPLPPPAISHPFTNGVDSKLYMDTNSMPDSLQQSISKQSIKPKINPTISDAVHYHAPEHRDFQMQMQMSEPSISSSFSSFPISPSPMHSVNNVQPTDSAALRNKAYQLRPPHPAPSNQFSYVQADQRMPPRREAQPPLYSNRYHFAQNMDGGNFYSDQDGMKSGSHEPSERWRFSAPSFHGSVNLDRVSYATGQYGGPLHEPARISDQGWAFPHHGMNHRSFVPVGPPSENGFPVAVRGPNSWGPR
- the LOC131156741 gene encoding protein HUA2-LIKE 3-like isoform X13, producing MAPSRRKGSSKASAAAAAAARRQWKVGDLVLAKVKGFPAWPATVSEPQKWGYSTDWKKVLVYFFGTKQIAFCNPADVEAFTEEKKETLLVKCQGKGADFVRAVQEIIDSYEKTKKLNQLDDASSGGEVTVTNAAGDSVDTMGNLELKDQTEVPLASVNIRLKASSCAKDRSEPSLPVEDAAVAAQLDALHDRERVSDEPTENVLGPETTLSPTYSSRKRFRGTQPKNCVTLKKTPSVRKSRSLSRGEFCRFQSFMMLSNDGSKSSEDIAVNLTRDGSLRNNKGSRKSPVASVSHYVDSPSFPANGSIEDNGSEIVTVESDTHSLNEGSTIESGCKYEQPDKVVECLEEDIRLSKKLDLQMRSVVTKKKRRPNRKRAANDVAACSARLDGETGLEAGGQKTGESSPSGCERSNGRCSKEDGDEHLPLVKRARVRMGKPSSVEGKLNDYIQTEDNSEKCTIEATANLLGQVCSSLACSADVPADKNVIVVERAVSTSSPADNCNQITEDMPPLSYVKKNKSYGCLVDGEAALPPSKRLHRALEAMSANAAEDGQAYSEAPSTVKAVINECRFSSVGRCPDMAMESKAGNTSGVQEDAEVLAHDDSQVGISGSSPSLNLHVSEETAKFSIEVEFGNQPALSSEGSNHQFCKDVVMEAADCIDGIDPNGSSFGIHAINTLGEVRSPQPLPDTLDRRPGSLRSNENSLNELLPSNDEGNGTSELNNSRAEKPEKPVEFDSLECAKMSLHPDSGAEETGKVSPQNGTNLLLYGAEGNCCECIMLLKPQIDDSIQVNDTREVVNLDHKSRQKDVNASPSPTSMKVTTSAVRGGHHISCSPEVSVNHSDDERKFEAAATHRPKSVGKWGSNADASTLLKFFESMLGTLTRTKESIGRATRIAIDCAKFGNATEVLEILARNLETESRLHRRVDLFFLVDSITQCSRGLKGDGGIYPSIIQAVLPRLLSAAAPPGNTAQENRRQCLKVLRLWLERRILPDSLIRHHIRELDSLNVSSSIGSFSRRSSRTERALNDPLREMEGMLVDEYGSNSSFQLPGFCMPRMLKDEDEGSDSDGGNFEAVTPEHNSKTPEEQEAIPTSAIEKHRHILEDVDGELEMEDVAPSNEVEMNATNKVAEVYIVQASHHRSEQLFPLSFAPPLPCDMPPSSPPLPTSPPPAAPPPPPPLPPPAISHPFTNGVDSKLYMDTNSMPDSLQQSISKQSIKPKINPTISDAVHYHAPEHRDFQMQMQMSEPSISSSFSSFPISPSPMHSVNNVQPTDSAALRNKAYQLRPPHPAPSNQFSYVQADQRMPPRREAQPPLYSNRYHFAQNMDGGNFYSDQDGMKSGSHEPSERWRFSAPSFHGSVNLDRVSYATGQYGGPLHEPARISDQGWAFPHHGMNHRSFVPVGPPSENGFPVAVRAARAYKDVRHEYYLKA